A stretch of Christensenellaceae bacterium DNA encodes these proteins:
- a CDS encoding signal peptidase I — MMEKAVQQEKKKKSDKRFWIVLLLVIAALICLRVFVLDWIWISGESMLPTLQDGELVLTEKISKNTGGLSHGDLVIVIYPDGLQCVKRIIGMEGDTISIQDNMVIVNGDAIDEPYLNEKNFPDMTTIKVPENSIFVMGDNRNHSSDSREPMIGPIPDDKIVGRAISVIYPFDRIRGVK, encoded by the coding sequence ATGATGGAAAAGGCAGTACAGCAGGAGAAAAAAAAGAAAAGCGATAAACGGTTTTGGATCGTTTTACTGCTTGTAATTGCTGCTCTCATTTGCCTGCGGGTTTTCGTGCTGGATTGGATATGGATCAGCGGTGAATCCATGCTGCCGACATTGCAGGACGGAGAACTTGTACTGACCGAAAAGATCTCCAAAAATACCGGAGGACTATCGCATGGCGATCTTGTGATCGTTATTTATCCGGACGGACTGCAATGTGTGAAGCGTATCATCGGCATGGAAGGCGATACGATTTCTATACAGGACAATATGGTTATTGTCAATGGAGATGCGATAGACGAACCCTATTTAAATGAGAAAAACTTTCCAGACATGACAACAATAAAAGTGCCTGAAAATAGTATATTCGTGATGGGAGATAACCGAAATCATTCATCTGACAGCAGGGAACCGATGATTGGACCGATACCTGATGACAAAATTGTGGGACGTGCGATATCCGTAATATATCCGTTCGATAGAATAAGAGGTGTGAAATAG
- a CDS encoding ABC transporter permease: MRTPDLFKLALLNLSRRKSRTFLTVLGVIVGTACIVLMLSIGYSNYKQFSDMLTDNARLTQIQVNDYSSSSTSGRGGITDSTVQSIAAMEHVTAASPTIPIPVTIRTGIYEANTQVIGIDPAVLNLEFAEGSMFQTSGSMPVLVIGGDAVQQFVDPQNPPNYADYEEYSKYEPEIDWLGTEMEMQFGYDMGDMGDAEVPAGSMYRATVSGLTEKTQSQDSSSIYMDLSIAKRMLMDNRELADYMGVPVNSYQQVIVRVDDMDHVQSVMDEIKKLGYETYSETEYISQMQEEQSRQQGQLFAIGLISLFVSAIGIANTMYASILERRRDIGIMKVVGMKIKKIRQLFLTESAIIGLLGGLIGLAVSYIVVLAINTGTEQTSFLGMYFSEGMKVEIPAWVALGAIGIAVLVGIISGIYPARKATKMSPLEAMRSGN, translated from the coding sequence ATGAGGACGCCTGATTTATTCAAACTGGCCCTGCTTAATTTAAGCAGGCGTAAATCGCGCACCTTCCTCACCGTGCTTGGCGTGATCGTGGGGACGGCGTGTATTGTTTTAATGCTTTCTATCGGATATTCCAACTATAAGCAGTTTTCGGATATGCTGACAGACAATGCTCGCCTGACACAGATCCAAGTAAACGACTATTCTTCATCGTCAACATCTGGGCGTGGGGGCATCACGGACAGCACGGTCCAGTCCATCGCGGCAATGGAACACGTCACGGCGGCATCACCGACAATACCAATTCCAGTAACAATAAGGACGGGGATATACGAGGCGAATACCCAAGTGATTGGTATCGATCCTGCTGTATTGAACCTTGAATTTGCGGAAGGCAGTATGTTCCAAACAAGCGGTTCAATGCCCGTTCTTGTGATAGGCGGGGATGCGGTGCAGCAATTTGTCGATCCTCAGAACCCGCCCAATTATGCGGATTATGAGGAATACAGCAAATATGAACCGGAAATCGACTGGCTGGGGACGGAAATGGAAATGCAGTTCGGCTACGATATGGGGGACATGGGAGATGCGGAAGTCCCGGCGGGCAGTATGTACCGCGCGACGGTATCCGGGCTGACGGAAAAGACACAATCACAGGACAGCAGCAGTATTTACATGGATTTGTCTATTGCCAAACGGATGCTGATGGATAACAGGGAGCTTGCTGATTATATGGGAGTGCCGGTCAATTCCTATCAACAGGTGATCGTCCGGGTGGACGATATGGATCACGTGCAGTCTGTGATGGACGAAATCAAAAAACTTGGTTACGAGACGTACAGCGAGACGGAATACATCTCGCAGATGCAGGAGGAGCAAAGCAGGCAGCAGGGCCAGCTCTTTGCCATCGGGCTGATCTCTTTATTTGTTTCCGCCATCGGCATTGCCAACACAATGTATGCTTCGATCCTCGAGCGGCGGCGGGATATTGGCATTATGAAGGTCGTGGGTATGAAGATCAAGAAGATACGACAGCTTTTTTTGACGGAATCGGCGATCATAGGTCTGCTTGGCGGGTTGATTGGTCTTGCGGTCAGTTATATCGTGGTGCTTGCCATCAATACGGGAACGGAGCAGACAAGCTTTCTCGGGATGTATTTCTCCGAAGGGATGAAGGTGGAGATTCCCGCGTGGGTGGCGCTTGGCGCAATCGGCATTGCGGTACTGGTGGGGATCATATCAGGCATCTACCCCGCGCGTAAAGCCACGAAGATGAGTCCGCTCGAGGCCATGAGGAGCGGAAATTAG
- a CDS encoding ABC transporter: MTEPIISVRNLVKIYKTKKVRFKALNGIDLDIYPGEFVAVVGTSGSGKSTLLNLIAGLEKPTAGKIFVKEKPIHKMKEDDLVEFRLNHIGFIFQSFNLMDTLTTIENAAFPLMLRGILPQKRNKEAEELLSRLGLSGHLAHDPDELSGGQQQRVSIARAIITKPEILFADEPTGNLDSETAEQIMGILQDIVKENGTTLLMVTHDMEKARYADRIVHIADGEIVGIEEKNK; encoded by the coding sequence ATGACAGAACCCATTATTTCGGTAAGGAACCTTGTCAAAATATATAAAACAAAAAAGGTGCGCTTTAAAGCCCTGAACGGTATTGATCTGGATATTTATCCCGGCGAATTTGTGGCGGTGGTTGGTACGTCCGGGAGTGGAAAATCCACACTTTTGAATCTGATCGCCGGGCTGGAAAAGCCTACAGCGGGAAAAATATTCGTCAAGGAGAAACCGATCCACAAGATGAAGGAGGATGATTTGGTGGAATTCAGGCTTAACCATATCGGCTTTATCTTCCAGAGCTTTAACCTGATGGACACACTGACCACGATTGAAAATGCTGCATTCCCATTAATGCTTCGAGGAATATTGCCACAAAAAAGGAACAAAGAGGCGGAGGAACTTCTTTCACGGCTTGGGCTTTCAGGGCATCTTGCACACGATCCTGATGAGCTTTCAGGGGGACAGCAGCAAAGAGTATCCATAGCGCGGGCAATCATCACGAAGCCGGAAATATTATTCGCGGATGAACCAACGGGAAACCTTGACAGTGAGACTGCGGAGCAGATCATGGGAATCTTACAGGATATTGTGAAAGAGAACGGGACCACGCTTCTTATGGTCACGCATGATATGGAGAAAGCGCGGTATGCGGACCGGATCGTGCATATTGCGGACGGGGAGATTGTCGGAATTGAAGAAAAAAACAAATAA
- a CDS encoding multidrug ABC transporter ATP-binding protein, with protein MKDISISVQHVYKDFNGEEVLRDVHHDFETEKIHGIIGNNGSGKTVLFKCICGFLFPSKGKILVDYEQVGKDMDFPEDMGIIIETPGFLPTLTGMKNLQLLASLKRKIGDREIRETIKKVGLDPDLKKHVAKYSLGMRQRLGIAQAIMEDPSLLILDEPFNGLDKQGVKDMRELIKGLRNKGKTILLASHNATDIDELCDTVCEMDAGILTAVR; from the coding sequence ATGAAGGATATCTCGATCAGCGTACAGCATGTATATAAGGACTTTAACGGCGAAGAGGTGCTGCGGGATGTGCACCATGATTTTGAGACGGAAAAAATCCACGGTATCATTGGCAACAACGGTTCAGGCAAGACGGTGCTTTTTAAGTGTATTTGCGGTTTTCTATTTCCATCGAAAGGTAAAATATTAGTGGACTATGAGCAAGTGGGGAAGGATATGGATTTCCCGGAGGATATGGGGATCATCATTGAGACGCCGGGCTTTTTGCCTACGCTCACAGGAATGAAGAACTTGCAGCTTTTGGCATCGCTGAAACGCAAGATCGGGGATCGGGAAATCCGCGAAACGATCAAAAAGGTGGGGCTGGATCCAGATTTGAAAAAGCACGTCGCTAAGTATTCGCTGGGGATGCGGCAGCGGCTGGGAATCGCGCAGGCAATTATGGAAGATCCTTCCCTGCTCATTTTGGACGAGCCGTTTAATGGCCTTGACAAGCAGGGTGTGAAGGATATGCGCGAACTGATTAAGGGATTAAGAAATAAGGGAAAAACAATCCTGCTGGCAAGCCATAATGCAACAGATATTGATGAATTGTGCGATACGGTGTGTGAGATGGATGCAGGGATATTGACGGCGGTGCGGTGA
- the dinB gene encoding DNA polymerase IV, translating into MDRIILHSDLNSFYASVECLKNPELRNVPMAVGGSTSERHGIIYAKNDLAKKAGVKTGQALWEAHQVCDGLVIVPPHMEEYIVISERVREIYNRFSCIIEPYGIDECWIDCTGSAKLFGSGVNIAQQIMDTVKREIGMTVSIGVSFNKIFAKFGSDYKKPAAITEITRENFRDIVWPCPIEDLFGIGRRRKKSFNRKGLYKIGDIAKYGREHLVSWFGKVGGELWDSACGLDEKPISPYGYVPPVKSVSSGITCTSDLLNQEEAKKVIFDRSLNISHSLRKHGLAACGVEISVRDINLHSWTFQGQIPYVTQAWHDIAEQAFILFCKRYRWSSPIRSLTVRAISLVPSAQPEQLSLLHDQQKRAKNEILEKTIESIKKRFGKRAVLPALLIKDTKIPVDSPGELMKMPNLIYG; encoded by the coding sequence ATGGACAGAATTATATTGCACAGCGACCTAAATAGTTTTTATGCAAGCGTGGAGTGCCTGAAAAATCCTGAATTGCGAAATGTCCCAATGGCTGTCGGCGGTTCGACTTCGGAGCGTCACGGTATTATCTATGCTAAAAACGACTTGGCAAAAAAGGCTGGTGTGAAAACAGGACAGGCACTTTGGGAAGCGCATCAGGTATGCGACGGACTTGTGATCGTTCCCCCGCACATGGAAGAATATATTGTCATTTCAGAACGTGTGCGGGAAATCTATAATCGGTTTTCCTGCATTATTGAGCCATACGGAATTGACGAGTGTTGGATCGATTGCACCGGAAGCGCAAAACTCTTTGGGAGCGGCGTCAATATTGCACAACAAATCATGGATACGGTAAAACGGGAAATAGGGATGACCGTCAGCATCGGCGTCAGCTTCAATAAAATATTCGCTAAGTTTGGCAGCGACTACAAAAAGCCTGCCGCGATCACGGAAATCACGCGCGAAAATTTCAGGGATATCGTATGGCCTTGCCCCATCGAGGATCTCTTTGGTATCGGCAGGCGCCGCAAGAAATCTTTCAACCGGAAGGGGCTTTACAAGATAGGGGATATCGCGAAGTACGGGCGGGAACACCTTGTGTCATGGTTTGGAAAAGTGGGCGGTGAATTATGGGATTCGGCTTGTGGCCTTGATGAAAAGCCGATTTCTCCTTATGGGTATGTGCCTCCCGTTAAATCCGTAAGCAGTGGAATCACTTGTACGTCTGATCTGCTCAATCAGGAAGAAGCCAAAAAGGTAATTTTTGACCGTTCGCTGAACATTTCACACTCTTTACGAAAACACGGACTTGCGGCCTGCGGCGTTGAGATCAGTGTACGGGATATTAACTTGCACTCATGGACGTTTCAAGGTCAAATTCCATACGTCACCCAGGCATGGCACGATATAGCAGAACAGGCGTTTATCCTTTTTTGCAAACGGTATCGGTGGAGCAGCCCTATACGTTCTCTGACGGTTCGTGCAATTAGTTTGGTTCCTTCCGCGCAGCCGGAGCAGCTTTCCTTGCTTCATGACCAGCAAAAGCGTGCCAAAAACGAAATACTTGAAAAGACGATAGAATCAATCAAAAAGCGGTTTGGCAAACGCGCGGTTTTACCGGCCCTGCTGATAAAGGACACTAAAATTCCGGTTGACAGCCCCGGTGAATTGATGAAAATGCCTAATTTGATTTATGGGTAA
- a CDS encoding conjugal transfer protein TraE, whose translation MAQWKPKQSKPVYKRPKSVQKSIPIKAVHKNGIFEHNGTFSMTGRFLDVNYQAASPEEQKYIFAGYQELLKSFDIDELMKITLVNKKVNEATLHGDMFLPLKSDGFDEYREEINSINRRRATEGTNNIVQEKYITVTTQRKKAEDAQPWFTRMESTLKGALSKVGSNFERVGTEDRLKIFYDFFRAGEEMQFHIDRELIEKRGHNVRDYIAPDGMEFHSNYFKIGKRYGRVLFLGEYPAYLRDTLITELMNLPKEMMLSIDMISKSREDSLQQVQRKLLSVETEIGSSTKKANEQGNYNATVPPRLEEKRNGLTEIIRLIREYDQRIVWAQVNLFHMADSLRELDNDTEALIAVGQGYMCRFQTAMYRQEQGLNTVLPYGLWYMDSLRTLTTENAATLMPFVSQEIWDKGGICYGQNMMTKHLIVADKRKNNSPHSVYLGSTGSGKSMCYKNEVINLILKTTEDDVIILDPEREAFPLVRLLKGEFIHLSAGSKMRINALDMMQYVEKGDDPVAIKCEFILTLIEMAIGKDYISPKQQTIIDRCSRRLLTNVANGRRKKQVTLKDLYELIKKQPEDEAQDLAACLELYVLGSLNMFAQQTNVDTKSRLLCYDIRDLGEKLKPLAMLIVLDAIQNRVALNRSLGKRTWVYIDEFWWMYRQEYTGKAADALYRRMRKYGCGICSISQNISSLIQSEYGRDMISNSEFLMLFKQAESDRNALGELLNLSERQMDYLSNAEAGCGLMRCGSVVVPFDGRFDKDTKLYQAMTTKIEEVDTFAG comes from the coding sequence ATGGCACAGTGGAAACCAAAGCAGAGTAAGCCCGTATATAAAAGACCGAAATCCGTACAAAAAAGTATTCCGATCAAGGCCGTTCATAAGAACGGTATTTTTGAACACAACGGCACTTTTTCGATGACCGGACGGTTTCTGGATGTAAACTACCAGGCGGCGTCACCGGAGGAACAGAAATACATCTTTGCGGGATACCAGGAGCTTCTAAAGTCCTTTGATATCGACGAGCTGATGAAGATAACGCTCGTAAACAAAAAGGTCAATGAGGCGACGCTGCATGGGGATATGTTTTTGCCGCTCAAAAGCGATGGGTTCGATGAATACCGCGAGGAAATAAACAGCATAAACCGGCGGCGCGCGACGGAAGGAACAAACAATATTGTGCAGGAGAAATATATCACGGTCACGACGCAAAGGAAGAAAGCCGAGGATGCGCAGCCGTGGTTCACACGTATGGAAAGCACCCTCAAAGGCGCGCTTTCCAAGGTGGGCAGCAACTTTGAACGCGTGGGTACAGAGGACCGCCTGAAAATCTTTTATGATTTTTTCCGCGCGGGAGAGGAAATGCAATTCCATATAGACCGGGAGTTGATCGAAAAACGGGGACATAATGTGAGGGATTATATTGCGCCGGACGGTATGGAATTTCACAGCAACTATTTTAAAATCGGGAAACGGTACGGACGCGTCCTGTTTTTGGGCGAATACCCCGCGTATTTGCGGGATACGCTTATTACCGAACTCATGAACCTGCCGAAAGAAATGATGCTTTCCATCGATATGATCTCGAAATCCCGGGAGGATTCCTTGCAGCAGGTACAAAGGAAATTGCTTTCCGTGGAAACGGAAATTGGCAGCTCCACGAAAAAAGCGAACGAGCAGGGCAACTACAACGCCACGGTCCCGCCCCGTCTGGAGGAAAAGCGCAACGGGCTTACGGAGATCATCAGGCTGATCCGGGAATACGACCAACGGATCGTATGGGCGCAGGTCAACCTTTTCCATATGGCTGATTCGCTGCGTGAACTGGATAACGACACGGAAGCCCTCATTGCGGTTGGACAGGGATATATGTGCCGGTTCCAGACCGCCATGTACCGACAGGAGCAGGGGCTTAATACGGTTCTTCCCTATGGACTTTGGTATATGGATTCGCTGCGTACCCTTACGACAGAAAATGCGGCAACCCTGATGCCCTTCGTATCGCAGGAAATATGGGACAAAGGCGGAATATGCTACGGGCAGAACATGATGACCAAGCACTTGATTGTTGCGGACAAAAGAAAGAACAATTCGCCCCATTCCGTGTATCTTGGCAGCACGGGGAGCGGAAAATCCATGTGTTACAAGAACGAAGTGATTAACCTGATCCTGAAAACGACAGAGGACGATGTGATTATTTTGGATCCGGAACGTGAAGCGTTTCCGCTTGTGAGACTGCTGAAAGGAGAGTTTATCCACCTCTCGGCAGGTTCAAAAATGCGCATAAACGCACTGGATATGATGCAGTATGTGGAAAAGGGCGATGATCCGGTAGCGATCAAGTGCGAGTTCATTTTGACGCTGATCGAAATGGCGATTGGCAAAGACTACATCAGCCCAAAACAGCAGACGATCATAGACAGGTGTTCGCGCCGATTGCTGACAAACGTAGCAAATGGGCGCAGGAAAAAGCAGGTTACGCTAAAGGACCTGTATGAACTGATTAAAAAGCAGCCGGAGGATGAGGCGCAGGATCTCGCTGCCTGTCTGGAACTGTACGTCTTGGGTTCGCTCAATATGTTTGCGCAGCAGACCAATGTAGATACGAAATCCCGGCTTCTTTGCTACGATATCCGCGACCTTGGGGAAAAGCTGAAACCGCTTGCAATGCTGATCGTACTGGACGCGATCCAAAACCGCGTGGCGCTAAACCGTTCGCTCGGTAAACGTACATGGGTATACATTGACGAATTTTGGTGGATGTACCGCCAGGAATATACAGGAAAAGCGGCGGACGCCCTGTATCGCAGGATGCGAAAATATGGATGCGGTATTTGTTCGATCAGCCAAAATATTTCATCGCTGATCCAATCTGAATATGGCAGGGATATGATTTCCAATTCGGAATTCCTTATGCTGTTCAAGCAAGCCGAATCAGACCGGAACGCCCTTGGCGAATTACTGAACCTGTCCGAACGGCAAATGGACTATCTATCAAACGCGGAAGCAGGCTGCGGGTTGATGCGGTGCGGCTCGGTTGTCGTACCCTTTGACGGCAGGTTTGACAAGGATACGAAGCTCTACCAGGCAATGACAACCAAGATCGAGGAGGTGGATACATTTGCAGGATAA
- a CDS encoding conjugal transfer protein TraG yields the protein MMDKKTLKSSVIMWGVLLGGMLWFAVKLAMSYEIGITFEQFKQNFMVNAANIFYFKAAGHTAAFVVVVVVIWLVLLSNYLFRAGLYMHGKEHGSAGFANLRELQRKYVQDENIILSQNLSIGLDMYRHQHNLNILVVGGSGSGKGRGFCIPGLISSTPNLSYVCSDPKGEALRSTGHALEKMGYEVRVLNLIDMKNSMRYNPFRYLRKDSDVISLITNFIQNTTPKDAHSSDPFWEKAQIALLQALMFYLWYEAPSNEQNFAMMAEMLRYAEVREKDENHKSPLDMLFEELKHKNPNHIACRQYDMYKLAAGKTAKSILVMAGVSLSLFGIEEVIDLTSEDELHFSDLAEKKIALFCITSDCDPSFDWLASMLYTQMFQELEYIADSRPDGRLARHVRFILDEYANISISSGQSNDGGQKVLSTCRSRNFSMNIVIQNIAQLKGLFKDTWENITGCCDVMLYLGGNEQSTHKYVAEELSKATIRYDTFGKSANNLNTNINITGRELMTPGEIRELDRRDCIVLIANEKPIIDRKYDLMKHPNIRLAQQGGAPPYYYRRDRNKAA from the coding sequence GTGATGGACAAAAAGACGCTGAAATCGTCGGTCATCATGTGGGGCGTGCTGCTCGGCGGGATGTTGTGGTTCGCCGTGAAGCTCGCTATGAGCTATGAGATAGGGATCACATTTGAACAGTTCAAACAAAATTTCATGGTGAACGCCGCAAATATATTCTACTTCAAAGCCGCCGGGCATACGGCGGCTTTTGTAGTTGTGGTGGTCGTTATATGGCTTGTATTGCTGTCAAACTACCTTTTTCGCGCCGGTCTGTATATGCACGGCAAAGAGCATGGCAGCGCGGGGTTTGCCAATCTCAGGGAATTGCAGCGCAAATATGTTCAGGATGAAAATATCATCCTGTCACAAAACCTTTCTATTGGATTGGATATGTACCGCCACCAACACAATCTCAATATTTTAGTGGTGGGCGGGAGCGGAAGCGGGAAAGGACGGGGATTTTGTATACCGGGATTGATCTCGAGCACCCCCAATTTAAGCTACGTTTGCTCCGATCCGAAGGGGGAAGCGCTGCGGAGTACGGGCCATGCCCTTGAAAAAATGGGATATGAGGTTAGGGTGTTAAACCTCATAGATATGAAAAACTCCATGCGGTACAATCCATTCCGGTACTTACGAAAGGACAGCGACGTTATTTCCCTTATAACGAATTTCATACAGAACACCACACCGAAGGATGCGCACAGTTCTGATCCCTTTTGGGAAAAAGCACAAATCGCGCTGCTTCAAGCCCTTATGTTCTACCTATGGTACGAAGCGCCGAGCAACGAACAGAATTTTGCGATGATGGCTGAAATGCTGCGGTATGCGGAGGTACGTGAAAAGGATGAGAACCATAAAAGCCCGTTGGATATGCTGTTTGAGGAATTGAAGCACAAGAACCCAAACCACATTGCCTGCCGTCAATATGATATGTACAAGCTTGCGGCGGGAAAAACGGCGAAATCGATCCTTGTCATGGCGGGTGTGTCGCTTTCCCTCTTTGGGATCGAGGAAGTTATTGACCTGACTTCGGAGGATGAACTGCATTTCAGTGACCTCGCGGAAAAAAAGATTGCGCTATTCTGCATTACCTCAGACTGCGATCCGTCCTTTGACTGGCTTGCCAGTATGCTCTATACACAGATGTTTCAGGAGCTTGAGTACATTGCGGACAGCAGGCCGGACGGACGGCTTGCCCGCCATGTGCGGTTCATTTTAGATGAGTACGCCAATATCTCGATTTCCTCCGGGCAGTCGAACGACGGCGGACAAAAGGTACTTTCAACGTGCCGCAGCAGGAATTTCAGTATGAATATCGTGATTCAAAACATAGCGCAGCTCAAAGGATTGTTCAAGGACACATGGGAGAACATCACAGGATGTTGTGACGTGATGCTCTACCTTGGAGGAAACGAACAGAGCACCCATAAGTATGTAGCCGAGGAACTATCAAAGGCTACGATCCGCTACGACACATTTGGGAAATCCGCGAACAACCTGAATACCAATATCAATATCACGGGGCGCGAGCTTATGACGCCCGGTGAGATAAGGGAGCTTGACCGCAGAGATTGTATCGTCCTGATCGCAAATGAAAAACCCATAATCGACAGGAAATACGACCTGATGAAGCACCCGAACATCCGCCTTGCACAGCAGGGCGGCGCCCCGCCGTATTATTACAGGCGGGATCGAAACAAAGCTGCCTGA